A region of the bacterium genome:
GGTTTACCACTAAGGTCTTACCTTAAAGAAAGGTCGACAATACTGCTTCTTTAAGTTAATCTTACAAGGGAGAAATTCAATATGACTGAAATAGTTAAAGATCAAGAATTTTTGGTAACAGTCGTGAAAGCGATTGTAAACCACCCGGAAGATGTCGTAGTCACGAGAGATTTAGACGAAAGAGGAGTTCTGCTCACTCTTAAGGTAAATCAAGAAGACATGGGTTATGTCATTGGACGGGAAGGCTCGACTGCCAAAGCTATTCGAACACTTTTAAGGATCATCGGCGTTAAGAATAATGCCAGATTGAATCTTAAAATTGCCGAACCGGAAGGCAGCACAAGAGTTCCTCGAGACAATGGCGCGTCACGATCAAGAAGCGTTGATGACGTTGTCGGTGACGACCTAAAACTATAGAATATATAGGAAAAAGGTAAAACTTTTTCTTTTATCCAAAGCCGCGATCTTAGAAATAAGAAAGCGGTTTTTGGTTGGAATT
Encoded here:
- a CDS encoding KH domain-containing protein yields the protein MTEIVKDQEFLVTVVKAIVNHPEDVVVTRDLDERGVLLTLKVNQEDMGYVIGREGSTAKAIRTLLRIIGVKNNARLNLKIAEPEGSTRVPRDNGASRSRSVDDVVGDDLKL